Proteins from a single region of Antechinus flavipes isolate AdamAnt ecotype Samford, QLD, Australia chromosome 2, AdamAnt_v2, whole genome shotgun sequence:
- the LOC127547032 gene encoding olfactory receptor 1J4-like, whose protein sequence is MSRMEKENKTGISEFLLLGFPIRPQHHVLFYIIFLSMYLTTLFGNLLIILLIRLDSHLHSPMYFFLSHLAFTDVCFSSVTTPKMLLNMQSGSQTITYNGCISQTYFFIFFTDLDSFLLTAMAYDRYVAICHPLYYTTVMSQNLCILLVVGSWIFSCASSLTHTLLLTRLSFCADNIIAHYFCDLAALLKLSCSDSSLNELVIFTVGAAVVTLPLICVLASYIRIVATVLKIPSTKGLCKALSTCGSHLSVVSLYYGTIIGQYFFPSSGNSNIKDIISAMMYTVVTPMLNPFIYSLRNRDMKGALKRILNRTMFSSQ, encoded by the coding sequence ATGAGCAGAATGGAGAAGGAGAATAAGACAGGTATTTCTGAATTCCTCCTCCTTGGATTTCCTATCAGGCCACAGCATCATGTACTGTTCTACATTATCTTCCTGAGCATGTATCTCACCACATTGTTTGGGAACCTGCTTATTATCTTGCTGATCAGACTGGACTCTCACCTTCACAGTCCAATGTATTTCTTCCTCAGTCACTTGGCCTTTACTGATGTCTGTTTCTCATCAGTGACTACCCCAAAAATGCTGTTGAACATGCAATCAGGAAGCCAGACCATTACCTACAATGGCTGCATCTCACAGacatatttcttcatattctttactGATCTGGACAGCTTCCTGCTCACTGCAATGGCTTATGATCGCTATGTTGCCATCTGCCACCCTCTCTACTATACCACTGTCATGAGCCAGAATCTCTGCATTCTATTAGTAGTTGGATCCTGGATTTTCTCCTGTGCCAGCTCCTTAACCCATACTCTTCTACTGACCAGACTGTCCTTTTGTGCAGATAACATCATAGCTCACTACTTCTGTGACTTGGCTGCTTTGCTCAAGCTATCCTGTTCAGATAGCTCCCTCAATGAACTAGTGATATTCACTGTAGGGGCAGCAGTCGTTACACTGCCACTTATATGTGTCCTTGCTTCTTATATCCGTATTGTTGCCACTGTCCTGAAGATCCCTTCTACCAAGGGGCTCTGCAAAGCCTTGTCCACCTGTGGCTCCCATCTATCTGTAGTATCTTTATATTATGGGACAATTATTGGCCAgtactttttcccttcctctggtAATTCTAACATCAAAGACATCATTTCTGCTATGATGTATACAGTGGTGACACCCATGCTGAATCCCTTCATCTACAGTCTGAGAAACAGAGATATGAAGGGTGCTTTGAAAAGGATCCTCAATAGAACAATGTTCTCCTCTCAGTGA